Below is a genomic region from Streptomyces roseoviridis.
AGGACGAAGCGGGTCCCGGGCCCGTCCACGCCGGTGGACAGGTCCCAGGAGTGGATGCGGCCGGTGGTCATCGCGCACCGTGAAACGTGCGGCTGATGACGTCCAGTTGCTGTTCGCGGGTGAGCCGGACGAAGTTGACGGCGTATCCGGAGACCCGGATGGTCAGCTCCGGGTAGTCCTCGGGGTGTTCCATGGCGTCCTCCAGTGTGGCGCGGTCGAGGACGTTGACGTTCATGTGGAAGCCGCCTGCGGCCGTGTAGGCGTCGAGGATTCCGACGAGGTTCCCCGCCCGTTCGTCCGGGTCGTGCCCCAGCCCCTCCGGAGTGATGGTCGAGGTCAGGGAGATGCCGTCGCGGGCCTGGTCGTACGGGATCTTCGCGACCGACAGGGCCGACGCCGCCATGCCGTGGTGGTCGCGGCCGTTCATCGGGTTGGCGCCCGGCGCGAACGGTGCTCCGGCGCGCCGGCCGTCGGGCGTGTTGCCCGTGTGCTTGCCGTACACGACGTTGGAGGTGATGGTGAGGACCGACTGCGTGTGCTCGGCACCCCGGTAGGTGGGGTGGCGCCGCACCTTGGCCATGAAGGAGCGGACCAGGTCGACGGCGATCGCGTCCGCCCGGTCGTCGTCGTTGCCGTAGGCCGGGTAGTCGCCTTCGACCCGGTAGTCGACGGCGAGCCCGGTGTGGTCCCGGAGGACCTTCACACGAGCGTGCTTGACGGCCGAGAGGCTGTCCGCCGCCACGGAGAGACCCGCGACGCCGCACGCCATCGTGCGGTGGACCGGGTGGTCGTGCAGGGCCATCTCGACGCGCTCGTAGGCGTACTTGTCGTGCATGTAGTGGATCACGTTGAGCGCGTTGACGTAGGTCGCGGCGAGCCAGTCCAGCATGCGGTCGTACGCCTCGGCCACCTCGTCGTAGTCGAGGTACTCGCCGGTCAGCGGGGTGGTCGCGGGGGCGACCTGCTCGCCGGTCATCTCGTCGCGGCCTCCGTTGATCGCGTACAGGAGGGCCTTGGCGAGGTTGACGCGGGCGCCGAAGAACTGCATCTGCTTGCCCACCGCCATGGCGGAGACGCAGCAGGCGATCGCCGAGTCGTCACCCGTGCGGGGGCGGAGCAGGTCGTCGGACTCGTACTGGATCGAGCTGGTGTCGACGGAGACCTGGGCGCAGAACCGCTTGAACCCCTCGGGCAGTCGACGGGACCAGAGCACGGTCAGGTTGGGCTCCGGGGCGGGTCCGAGGTTGTAGAGGGTCTGGAGGAAGCGGAAGGAGGTGCGCGTGACCAGGGGCCGGCCGTCCTCTCCGATGCCGCCGACGGACTCGGTGACCCAGGTGGGGTCGCCGGAGAACAGTGCGTCGTACTCCGGCGTGCGCAGGAACCGCACGATCCGCAGCTTGATCACGAAGTCGTCGACGAGCTCCTGCGCGCGGGTCTCGTCGATGCGCCCCTCGTCGAGGTCGCGCTGGAGGTAGACGTCAAGGAAGGTGGAGGTGCGGCCCAGGGACATCGCCGCGCCGTTCTGCTCCTTCACCGCGGCCAGGAAGCCCAGGTACAGCCACTGGACGGCCTCGTGAGCGGTGGCGGCGGGACGCGAGACGTCGCAGCCGTAGGAGGCGGCCATGCGTTCCAGCTCGCCCAGCGCCCTGATCTGCTCGGACAGTTCCTCGCGGTCGCGGATGACGTCGGCCGCGGACGGGATGTGGTCGAGGCGTGACCGCTCGGCGCGCTTGGCGTCGATCAGCCGGCTGGTCCCGTACAGGGCGACGCGGCGGTAGTCGCCGATGATCCGGCCCCGTCCGTAGGCGTCGGGCAGGCCGGTGATGACGCCCGCCTTGCGGGCGCGCAGCATCTCGGGGGTGTAGGCGTCGAAGACGCCGTCGTTGTGGGTCTTGCGGTAGGTGCCGAAGACCGTGGTGACGAAGGGGTCCGGTTCGAAGCCGTACGCGCGCAGCCCGTTCTCGACCATGCGCAGTCCGCCGTTGGGCATGATGGCCCGCTTCAGCGGGGCGTCGGTCTGCAGACCGACGATCAGCTCCCGGTCGCGGTCGATGTAACCGGGCGCGTGGGACGTGATGGTGGAGGGCGTCGCCGTGTCGACGTCGAGGATGCCCTTGCGGCGCTCCTCGGGGAAGAGGGAGGCGACTGTTCTCCACACGGCGAGCGTCCGGTCCGTGGGACCGGCCAGGAACGCCGCATCGCCCTCGTACGGCGTGTAGTTGTCCTGGATGAAGGAACGGACGTCGATCTCCCGCATCCACTCTTCACCGGTGAAGCCGCGCCACGCCGCGTCGGTCTGGCCGGCGTTGTCGGCGGGGGGCTGGACGGTCACGGTCATGTCGTCATCTCCAAGGGACGGCGGCCTGCGGGACGGGCGAGGTGGTCCGGTCTCACCTTCGATGTTCGTCGCCCGCCTGCGGCCGGCCGAGGGCCGGAAAGGTCGTGCGAAGCCGCCGACCGGCCTGGTCGATCCGGATGGACGGGACCGGTGGTCCCGGTGACACGAGGGACCTTGTGCCCTCCCTCACGGACGCCCGGTGTCGCCTCCGGGAGGGGGTGGGGCGGCCGCATGGGCGGCTCGGCCGCCCGAGTCGTCCGAGGACGGTGCCGGAGGCCGCACCCGGCACGGGCGGTGTCGTGCGCGCCGCTCAGCGGTGAGGCCCGTTCAGTCGTGGGGCACGACGGCGACCGGGGCCAGGCAGTGGTGCAGGACCGCGTGGGTGACGGCCCCGATGTGGGTACCGATCCGTGCCCGGCGGACCTTGCGGCCGACGACGACGAGCCGGGCGTCGCGCGACAGCTCCGTCAGGTCCCGCTCCGGCCGGCCCTGGCGGCAGTCGCGGACCACCGCCACGTCCGGGAACTTCTCGGTCCAGGGGGCCAGCGCCTCGTCGAGTTCGCGCCGCGCGTCCGCGGCGACCTCCGTCATGAGCAGCGGCAGCGCGCCGACCAGGTCGGGTCCGTAGAGTGCCGGAACGGCCCACCGGTGCACCACGCGCAGTCCGCAGCCGTACCGGTCCGCGGCGGCGAAGCCGAAGGAGAGCAGTTCGTCGGCGGCGGCGGACACGTCCAGACCGACGACCACCTCCCCCGTACGTTCCTCCTCGGGCTCCAGGGGGTCGTGCGGGCGGACGAGAACGACGGGTCGTCGTGTGCGGGCGAGCACCGCCAGGGAGACCGACCCCGCGAAGAACCCGGCCAGGCCGCCCAGACCACGGGAGCCGAGCACGAGCAGTTCCGCTTGCTCGGCAGCGCCGCACAGCTCCTCCACCGGGTCCCCGGCGACCCACTCCGTCTCGACGTCCAGGCCGGGGTGGCGGCGCCGCAGACGCCTTTCGGCGATGGCGAGGGTGCGCGCGCCCCATTCGCGTGCCGTCGCCGGGTCGACCACGCGTGTACGGGGGTCCTCGTCGATGCTCCATGCGCGGAGCAGCCGCAGCGGCACGGCACGACGCAACGCCTCCTGAGCGGCCCACTGCGTGGCGGCGAGGCTTTCCGGGGATCCGTCGAGGCCGGCGGTGACGGTGCGGGACATGGAGACTCCGTGGGTCTGGCGGCCGGGCGGGCCGGACGCGGCGTACGCGGGCTGTCTTCAGGGGCCCGACGATCGCCGTCCGGCACTCCGGGGCGCTGCTGGGCGGACCTGCGCCTCCACAGTGGTCGGCGCGGACGGTGCGCGCAGGGGGCCGGAGGTCCCTGCTGGGGGCCGACGGGCCCCGCCACCGCGCTTCACCGGCCGGCGGCCACGCCGTCGTGGCCGAATGGCCGGGAGACAGGGCCGATGGGCCCTCGGCGGACCACCACCTCCCCAGGGAGGCTGATGACAGGAAGCACGGCCGAAGCGGCCATGCCCTGGAACCGTATGGAGGCACTTTCATGACCAGCGCCATCACCGTAGGAGTGGACGGCTCCGCGGAGAGCCTCGCAGCGGCGGACTGGGCGGCACGCGAAGCCGAGCTGCGCGGTATGCCGCTGCGTATCGTGCACGCCTGGCTGTGGCAGCCCCTGGAGGTCCCCGTCGTCCAGGACAGGGAGACGCAGGCCACGTCCGCCCGCGCCGTGCTCCGCGAGGCCGAGACGCGCGTCGCCGGCCGCCACCCGGCCCTCACGGTCACCGCCGAAGTGGTCCAGGACACCGCGGTCGCCGCTCTGCTGAAGGAAGCCGAAGCAGCCGAGATGCTGGTGCTGGGTTCGCGGGGGCACGGGGCATTCGTCGGCTTCCTCCTCGGCTCCTACGGTCAGCAGGTGATCGCCTCCGCGAAACGGCCCGTGGTGTCCGTGCGCGCCCGCGCCGGGCAGACGCCCCGGGCGGAGGGCGGCGAGATCGTCGTGGGCCAGCAGGGCACGCCGGAGGACAGCGCCGCGGTGCTCGGCTTCGCCTTCGAGGAGGCGGCGGCACGCGGTGCGGCCCTGCGTGCGGTACGGGCCTGGAGCCTGCCGCCGGTCGTCGCCTTCAGCCCCGGCTCGATGCTCCTCGCGGACGAGGCCGGAGGACTGGAGCCGTTCGAGAAGAAGGCCCTGGCGGAGGCGCTCGCCCCGTGGCGCACACGGTTCCCGGACGTCCCGGTGACCGAGCACGTCGAGATCGGCAGCGCGGGGCAGGTACTGCTGTCCACCGTGTCCGACGCGCAGCTGCTCGTGGTCGGCCGACGGGCGCGCCGCGGGCCCGTCGGTACCCGTATCGGGTCGGTCGCCCACGCGGCCCTGCACCATGCCCCCTGCCCGGTCGCTGTCGTACCGCACGACTGACGGCCTCCTGGTGGCGGGGACCGGTGGGACAGCCGGTCCCCGCGCCACGAGAACGACGCCGCTGGGACATGCCGCCGCGGCCCCTGCTCGGCTCTGGCGGAGCGGCGAGCAGGGGCTGTCAGCGGTTCGCATCCGCGTGGGGGACCGGCGTCAGCCGTGTGGGACCGGCGTCAGCCTCGCGGGCGGCCTTCCCGCCCGGCCCCACCGCCCTGGTCCTCCCGGGCAGCCAGAGCCTGGGTGGCGATGACGGCGGCCTGCACCCGGCGTTCGACGCCCAACTTGGCGAGCAGCCGGGAGATGTTGTTCTTGACGGTCTTCTCCGCCAGGTACAGCCGCTTGCCGATCTCCCGGTTGGTCAGTCCCTCCCCCACCAGAGCGAGGATCTCCCGTTCCCGCTCGGTCAGTCCGGGCAGGCCCTGCGGCTGCTCCTCCTGGGGGGATCCGCCGCGGAGCCGGGCCATGACCCGGGCCGTGGCGCCGGGGTCCAGCATGGACTGGCCGGAGGCCACCGTGCGGACGGCGTGGACCAGGTCGGTGCCCGTGATCTGCTTGAGGACATAGCCGGACGCACCGGCCATGATCGCGTCGAGCAGCGCCTCCTCGTCGTCGAACGACGTCAGCATCAGGCAGGCCAGGTCGGGCATGCGCGAGCGGAGCTCCCGGCACACGCTCACGCCGTCCCCGTCCGGCAGGCGCACGTCGAGAACGGCGACCTGCGGGCGCAGTGCGGGCACCCGCACCAGCGCCTGTTCGGCGGTGCCGGCCTCCCCGACCACGGTCAGGTCGGGCTCGGCGTCCAGCAGATCGTGCACACCTCGGCGCACCACCTCATGGTCGTCGAGAAGGAAGACCCTGACCGGCTCCTTCTCGGTGAGGCCGCCGCTGCTGTCCGTCATCACACACTCCGTGTTCGCCGAGTTCTCCGCCCGTGAGGGCTCTCCGTGCATAGTGCCGCGCGAGCGGGACCTTCGCCCAGGGCCGGACGGCCCTCATACCGGGCGAGGTCCCGCAGTGCCCGTACCCGATGCCGCAAGGCCCCATACACCTCCTGTTGCCGATGATCACGAGCCGGGTGAACGGCACCCGTCGCTCCTCCTCACCGTTCGGACGTGTGTTCCCCCGCGCCGGGCACGGCAGGGGAGGGACGTTCGGCCCTCTGGCTACGGGCCCGCCGGACCTGCCTGTCCGGGCTCGCGCTCTGGTGGACTTCCGGCGCGGGCACGGCCGGGGCCCCCGGAACACCGCCTGAACCACGAAAGCAGGGCAGCTGCCATGATGACGCCTCCGATCGGTCTGACCACAGCCCCGCTCGACCAGAGCACGACGGAAGTCGCCCTGGCCGGGGAGCTGGACCTGTACACCGCTGCGCACATCGAGGCGGAGCTGACCCGCCTGGCAGGGCAGACCGAGTGCGAACTGCTGCTGGACCTGGCAGACGTCACCTTCTGTGACAGCTCCGGCGTGGCGCTGTTCCTGCGCGTGCACCGCCGGTGCGTGGCGGCCGGTGTGCGGCTGCGCCTGTGCCGCATCCAGCGGCTTCCCGCTCGCGTCATCTGCGCCCTGGGCGTGGACCGCGCCGTGGCCTGCTCCTTCGCGTGACCCGTCGCGAGGATCAGGTCCGACGGGACCGTCGGCGATCGGCCCGGTCGAGAAGGTCCGATCGGCCCTACCGAGCCGGCGTGTGAGGGGAGACGCTGGCGGTGGCGGCGAAGCCGTCGGGGCCGATCCGGAGCAGAAGGTGAGCACGATGAAGGACGAAGCCGCGCGTACCACGGTGGACGACCACCGTGAGGCGGTGGCGCCCCGGCGCATGGGGCGACTCGGCCGTGCCGAGGCCCTGCGGCTGCTCGGCAGCATCTCGCTCGGGCGCATCGTGTTCACGCACCAGGCCCTGCCGGCCATCCGCCCGGTCAACCACCTCATGGACGGCGAGGACATCATCGTCCGGTTGCACGACGGCGCCGTGCTCGCCTCCATCGTGACGCCCACTCAGGCCGGCGGCGTCGTGGTGGCGTACGAGGCGGACGTCATCGACCCCGAGACACACCTCGGCTGGAGCGTGGTGGTCACCGGATACGCCCGCCGGGTCACCGACGAGAGGGAGCTCGCGCGTTTCGCCGCCCGTCTGCGCCCATGGGCGCAACACCCCGTCACGAGCGCCGCGCTGCGCATCCGGCCGGACCTGGTGACGGGCCTGCAGCTCACCGTGTAGGGCCTGCCCGTCACACCGGATGACCGACTCCCGCGACGGCACACGTGCCCGCCGCCGACGTCGCGGGCACCCGCGGCATGCGCGCCGCCCCAGGAGCCTTGGCGACGTGCGAACGTCCCCGGGCCACCGGGCGGGATCGGATGTGCTCCGGCCGGGAGACCTGCGGCCACCCGGCGGGTCAGAAGACGAGAGGCGCACGCCACACGAGCCGGCTGCCGCCCTCCTCCGGGCAGACGATCTCCAGGGCGCCGCCCACGCTGCGGGCCCGCTCCTCGAGGTTGCGAAGGCCGCTGCGCCTGCCTTCGGCGGGGATGCCCCGGCCGTTGTCCGCGACGGTGAGGACGACCTCCTCGCTGGTGGCCTGCAACGCGACCTCGACCCGGCTCGCATGCGCGTGGCGGGCGGCGTTGCTGAGCATTTCGGTCAGGGCTGCCGTGACGTGCTCGGCCACCTGGGGCGGTACGTCCGTGTCGAGCAGGCCCTCCATGCTCAGACGGGGCGGGAAGCCGAGGGTGGTCGCCGTCTCCCCCACGGTGCGGGCGACCCGTGCGCGCAGACTGGGCCCGGTGTCCTCCTCTCGGGCGCGCAGGCCGAAGATCGTGGAGCGGATGATCTTGATGGTTTCGTCGAGGTCCCCGACGGCGCGCGAGACGCGTTCGGCGGCGCCTTCGTGCTGCACGAGGCGTGCGGCGCTCTGCAAGGTCATGCCGGTGGCGAAGAGCCTCTGGATGGCGAGGTCGTGCAGGTCCCGGGCGATGCGGTCGCGGTCCTCCAGGAGGGCGAGCTGCTCGGCGTCGCTGCGGCGTTCGGCCAGCTCGAGGGCGAGCGCGGCCTGTCCGGCGAAGGCCAGCAGGGGCTCCAGCTCCGCTTCGGTGAAGGCCGGGTCTCCTTGGTGCCGGGCCAGCAGCAGGACACCGCGGGTGTCCTTGGCGGCTGTGCCCAGGGGCACGGCGACCGCGGGGCCGAGGCCGTCGAAGCGGCGCGGGCCGGCGGTGTACCGGTCGTCCTGTGCGAGGCCGGCGGTGGTCGCGGGCGCGCCGGCTTGGTACGCGGCGCCCGAGAGCGTGCCTTCGACCGGTACCACCAGGCCGCGGCGGGTCTCTCCGTCGGCGCCGATGGCGAGCTCGACGACGAGGTCGTTCGTTCCGGCCACGGGCACGGACACGTCGGCGAGCGCCGCCCCGGTGATTTCCTGGGCGCGGCGGGCGATGAGCTCCAGCACCGCCAGTCGCGGGCTGCCGGAGAGCAGGCTGTTGGTGATCTCCGCGTTGGCCTTCAGCCATCGCTGCTGGCGCTGCGAGGCTTCGTACAGGCGCGCGTTGTCGATGGCGACGCCGGCGGCGACGGACAGCGTGGAGATGACCGATTCGTCCTCGGCGTCGAACTCCACGCCCCCGTGCTTGTCGGTCAGGTAGAGGTTGCCGAAGACCTCGTCGCGCACCCGGATGGGCACGCCGAGGAACGTCCGCATGGGGGGATGGTGGGCGGGGAATCCGTAGGACGCCTCGTGGGCACCGAGGTCCGTCAGCCGCAGCGGCTCGGGGTGACGGATGAGCTCGCCCAGGATGCCGTGCCCGGCCGGCAGGGGGCCGATCTTCGCGATCTCTTGCTCGGTCAGCCCGACGGTGAGGAACTGCGACAGGGTCCGACCGTCGGGCCCGATCACTCCGAGCGCCGCGTACTGCGCGTCGACCAGCAGCGCTGCGGCTTCCACGATCCGCCGCAGCACCTGGGGGAGGTCCAGCTCGCGGCCGACGGAAACGACGGCCTCCAGCAGGCTGTGCACGCGGTCCCGGGTGCCGCGCGCGGCGTTGATGCGCGCCTGGAGCTCCTCAAGCAGCTCGTCGAGCCGCATCTGGGGCATCCGCGACAGCGGCTCCTCAACGCCCACCGGTCCTCCTGACCTCGATCACCCGCCCGTACCGTGACAGCCTAGCGGCCGAGCGGGTGACCCGGAGCGTCAGT
It encodes:
- the pflB gene encoding formate C-acetyltransferase encodes the protein MTVTVQPPADNAGQTDAAWRGFTGEEWMREIDVRSFIQDNYTPYEGDAAFLAGPTDRTLAVWRTVASLFPEERRKGILDVDTATPSTITSHAPGYIDRDRELIVGLQTDAPLKRAIMPNGGLRMVENGLRAYGFEPDPFVTTVFGTYRKTHNDGVFDAYTPEMLRARKAGVITGLPDAYGRGRIIGDYRRVALYGTSRLIDAKRAERSRLDHIPSAADVIRDREELSEQIRALGELERMAASYGCDVSRPAATAHEAVQWLYLGFLAAVKEQNGAAMSLGRTSTFLDVYLQRDLDEGRIDETRAQELVDDFVIKLRIVRFLRTPEYDALFSGDPTWVTESVGGIGEDGRPLVTRTSFRFLQTLYNLGPAPEPNLTVLWSRRLPEGFKRFCAQVSVDTSSIQYESDDLLRPRTGDDSAIACCVSAMAVGKQMQFFGARVNLAKALLYAINGGRDEMTGEQVAPATTPLTGEYLDYDEVAEAYDRMLDWLAATYVNALNVIHYMHDKYAYERVEMALHDHPVHRTMACGVAGLSVAADSLSAVKHARVKVLRDHTGLAVDYRVEGDYPAYGNDDDRADAIAVDLVRSFMAKVRRHPTYRGAEHTQSVLTITSNVVYGKHTGNTPDGRRAGAPFAPGANPMNGRDHHGMAASALSVAKIPYDQARDGISLTSTITPEGLGHDPDERAGNLVGILDAYTAAGGFHMNVNVLDRATLEDAMEHPEDYPELTIRVSGYAVNFVRLTREQQLDVISRTFHGAR
- a CDS encoding universal stress protein codes for the protein MSRTVTAGLDGSPESLAATQWAAQEALRRAVPLRLLRAWSIDEDPRTRVVDPATAREWGARTLAIAERRLRRRHPGLDVETEWVAGDPVEELCGAAEQAELLVLGSRGLGGLAGFFAGSVSLAVLARTRRPVVLVRPHDPLEPEEERTGEVVVGLDVSAAADELLSFGFAAADRYGCGLRVVHRWAVPALYGPDLVGALPLLMTEVAADARRELDEALAPWTEKFPDVAVVRDCRQGRPERDLTELSRDARLVVVGRKVRRARIGTHIGAVTHAVLHHCLAPVAVVPHD
- a CDS encoding universal stress protein, translated to MTSAITVGVDGSAESLAAADWAAREAELRGMPLRIVHAWLWQPLEVPVVQDRETQATSARAVLREAETRVAGRHPALTVTAEVVQDTAVAALLKEAEAAEMLVLGSRGHGAFVGFLLGSYGQQVIASAKRPVVSVRARAGQTPRAEGGEIVVGQQGTPEDSAAVLGFAFEEAAARGAALRAVRAWSLPPVVAFSPGSMLLADEAGGLEPFEKKALAEALAPWRTRFPDVPVTEHVEIGSAGQVLLSTVSDAQLLVVGRRARRGPVGTRIGSVAHAALHHAPCPVAVVPHD
- a CDS encoding response regulator transcription factor, giving the protein MTDSSGGLTEKEPVRVFLLDDHEVVRRGVHDLLDAEPDLTVVGEAGTAEQALVRVPALRPQVAVLDVRLPDGDGVSVCRELRSRMPDLACLMLTSFDDEEALLDAIMAGASGYVLKQITGTDLVHAVRTVASGQSMLDPGATARVMARLRGGSPQEEQPQGLPGLTEREREILALVGEGLTNREIGKRLYLAEKTVKNNISRLLAKLGVERRVQAAVIATQALAAREDQGGGAGREGRPRG
- a CDS encoding STAS domain-containing protein, translating into MMTPPIGLTTAPLDQSTTEVALAGELDLYTAAHIEAELTRLAGQTECELLLDLADVTFCDSSGVALFLRVHRRCVAAGVRLRLCRIQRLPARVICALGVDRAVACSFA
- a CDS encoding pyridoxamine 5'-phosphate oxidase family protein, whose amino-acid sequence is MKDEAARTTVDDHREAVAPRRMGRLGRAEALRLLGSISLGRIVFTHQALPAIRPVNHLMDGEDIIVRLHDGAVLASIVTPTQAGGVVVAYEADVIDPETHLGWSVVVTGYARRVTDERELARFAARLRPWAQHPVTSAALRIRPDLVTGLQLTV
- a CDS encoding sensor histidine kinase: MGVEEPLSRMPQMRLDELLEELQARINAARGTRDRVHSLLEAVVSVGRELDLPQVLRRIVEAAALLVDAQYAALGVIGPDGRTLSQFLTVGLTEQEIAKIGPLPAGHGILGELIRHPEPLRLTDLGAHEASYGFPAHHPPMRTFLGVPIRVRDEVFGNLYLTDKHGGVEFDAEDESVISTLSVAAGVAIDNARLYEASQRQQRWLKANAEITNSLLSGSPRLAVLELIARRAQEITGAALADVSVPVAGTNDLVVELAIGADGETRRGLVVPVEGTLSGAAYQAGAPATTAGLAQDDRYTAGPRRFDGLGPAVAVPLGTAAKDTRGVLLLARHQGDPAFTEAELEPLLAFAGQAALALELAERRSDAEQLALLEDRDRIARDLHDLAIQRLFATGMTLQSAARLVQHEGAAERVSRAVGDLDETIKIIRSTIFGLRAREEDTGPSLRARVARTVGETATTLGFPPRLSMEGLLDTDVPPQVAEHVTAALTEMLSNAARHAHASRVEVALQATSEEVVLTVADNGRGIPAEGRRSGLRNLEERARSVGGALEIVCPEEGGSRLVWRAPLVF